Part of the Opitutus sp. ER46 genome is shown below.
GCCATCCCCCGAGTCTAGCCGGTACGAATCGCCCCGTCACCACGCCCAAGTTGAACGCTTACGCTGCATCCCAAGTTCAGCTGTTCGAAAGTCACGACGAGGAGGAAATTGTCACTACGCCCCCAAGGGGCGTCGGCCGGCGTGGCGGCGATTCTTCTTACCGTGTCCATCCCTTGGACAACGGCCTTCATGGCCGATTCCTTGACGGCACGGTAGACCGTCTCGGCCTTGCACGAAACTCGATTCGGCATGGCTTAATGCTAATCTTCGATTTCGACTTGTTCAGCGTTGCCGCCTAGGGGCGCGTTCCTACTGGTCAGCGATTGTTAGCTGCTACCAAGCTCAGGCACATCGAGTGCAATCAGATCCATGTAAATTTGGATCTCTCCTCTCCTTAGTCGTGATAACTGAACATAATCATATTGAGGTTGGTCTCGGCAGAACTGAGAAAGGTTTGTACCGATGAATAGAGTGCCAGTCTTCGCATCACGAAATGCGAACGGCTTTGCGGCAGCTACGCTTACGCCCTCATAACCTCCCGGTGTCATATTGAATCCTCTGGGATTCTCGTAGGTGTTTCCGTCTTTGATGTGCTGGATTTCTTTGTCAGAAAGCTCTTCCTTTTCACATTCTTCGACCACCGACCAAACAAAGTAATTCGAGCCACCGTAGAGGTTGAAGCAATTTTGGAGATACTGATTGCAGTGCTGGTTCTTCTTCAGGTCGCGCTCGTGCTGATCGAATCGGCGGTCAACATCGATCGATAAGCCAAAATATCCATGGTCTCCGAGTTGCTGAGCAGGCACGGCGCAGCCACTGATCATGTAAATTCCGACGGTCATTTGTTGGCTAGGCTCTTTCTTTCCGGCGCTGACGCAATATGTGTCTCGCGGCTTTTTCCTCCCGATCTCCCGCAGTACCGACAAACGTCAAATCCGTCTTCCCGCACTCTGCGAAATCACAATGATACCGGATACGACGGTCTTGTGGCTCACCTTCTCCAATACGACATCCACTCGGATGTGGGCGTTAGGTGATTGTGGCAAAATCTGTGGCTTCACTTGCCGTCTCTCCACTGCATCCAAGCGTTGTCTCCGCTCAGGATCATCTTTCCCTCTGTCGCGGGGACGAACCACATTTGCAACATCGGGTATCCTTGAAAGTGCATGATGCCGCGACAAAACAGGAAAACTGGAATGTTGTCCGGTACCGAGATGGTGAAGACGCCATCAGCATCGGTGCGACCCGAGGCGACAATCGGGACGTTTTTCAAAGCTGCGGCAAACGCATCGCGTTCGCCCGCCAGCGTGGTCCCAAGTCCGTTCCGATCACCATTAGGATGCTGGGCGTAGTATCGCTTTTGAGCGGCTTTAACGTCGTCCATCGCCGCGAGTGGGTAAGCCTCAACGTGGGCCTCAGAAATCCTCTCTGTTGTGCCGCTAATGGTAGTGAAGATTTGCCCGGTAATTGTCTTTGTATGACCGCTGGCGGCTGGCAGAGAGTATGACGGTGGAGGCGGTGGCGGTGGTGCGGCCTGCGGAATCCTAGACCGCATCGCCGCCAAAACATCGGGCGGGAGGTTCGCGTATTGGATGGTCCCTCGCCCGCCGTCCCACTTCGCCATTGCTGCCGAGGTCGCATAGGAAACGAAAAGGACATTGTGAAGGACCGTCCCGTCACTGAGCTGCAATTCTGGAATTGGGGCGCGTAGGTCGATCCCAGCGCCAAAGGCCTGTTTGGAAACGAGACCGAAGATCACCACAAGGACTGCCAAGAACCGGACCATAGCTCCGTTCTGCCACTGCCACGGGAGCGGTACAATTGTTTTAATGGGGGTCTGCGCTCGGCGCTTCACGTCGCCGGCGGGTTCGATACCCAGTCTCTATAAGGTCAGGTCGAGTAGCGCGAAGTTCTGTTGGCGCAATGGGGATGAGAACGGTGACGGCACGCACATTCGGCTCGCCGATTAGAATTGAGGAAGATGCCAAGAATTCTGCCAAGTACCCCTGAATTTCAGCTCGGCTTTTTCCGGCGCCTCCTCTGACTGGAGGCCTATGCCGGCGACGAAACTTCGTTCAATCCCGGCCCCTGGCACCAGCCTTCGCTCATCCGCAAGCGGATGAGACTACGGCTGGCAGGCCAGCCACACGCGTGCGGGACCGGGGTGGGATTGCCGAGCGAAGGCTGCCCGCCATAGGCTTGGCGGCGGCGGGCGAACGACAATGACCTACGTCTACATCCTCGAAAGCGTGAACACCCTTGGAGAGCGGTACATCGGGCAAACCGACGACCTGCGAGCGCGGTTGGCTTTCCATCAACACACGCCAATCAACGAGCCGCGACCGGCGTGACGCGTGGTGCCAGCATTCACTCGCGCGGGCCGAGCGAGTCAGAAAAAACTCGCGCAGATTTACGCGCGCTTCTCCGCGCGTCGCTGGGCTTCGGCGAGAAGTTTTTTCAGCGCGGCGATGTTGTCGCGCAAGTAAACGAGGTCGGAGTGAAACATGCGGACGCCTTGACGGAGGCGCGCGTGTTCCTGTGCGAACTGGGGTGAGTTTAGCAACCGATCGAGATTCGTGACGTGTTTCAGCAGTGGGTCGATTCGCAGCCGGGCCCAGTTGGTTTTCGAAGGCAACTGCGAGAACTCGCGTTTTAGCGACTGCAGGGTCTTTCGGTGCGCGGGGATACTGCCCTTGTAGACTTTGTCCATATGGTGCGCGCAACGAGCCTCTGCCTTTGCGAACGTCAAGCGAAGCATGCGTCGCGCGGTCGGTGAAACGCACTTCATTTCACATTGGGGGCGTGCCGTCGCGGCCGAGGGTTTTCGCACGCTGCTCGCGAAGCCGGTGGCGGGTTCTCGAATCCCATCGTGCCGTTTTTGAAGCGATCGCCCTCGGGGTACCAACTCGATGGATGCAGGACCGCGCGCGGATTCGTGCGAGAAATCATGAGCCGTCCGATCGAGACACGCTCGAGTTTTTCGCATCGGCGCCTCAGTTCCCGCGTGAAACCGCCGCAACCTGCCGCAGAAAGTATCCGGACATTATCGCGGAGTATCCGGACATTATTCCGGAGTATCTGGACATTATTCCGCAAGTGGCCGGATGTCGGGTGGATATAATTGCAGCCCTCGTCCGCTGGGCTCCTGGGTTTTCGGCGGTCTCCGACTGTTTTCGTGAACGCGAACACAGCAAGGATCGGGCAGGGAAGTGACGGAAACGGAAGGAGGTTGGGCCGCAAGAAGGTGCAAGAGGCCCAAAGACGCAGGGCGGAGAACGCGCCCATCAGGGGCGCGTCGGGGCGGAAAGGGGCAAGTCGCAGCGCGGTTTTCCGGTAAAATGGCGCCGCCCATTCTCTGCCTCCTCCGCCCGTTCGTGAGCATCAGGACGTCAGCAGGGACGCGGACGAATCCGGGTCATAGCTGTCCGGCGAGATAATGAAGGTGCAGGAGGGCAATGTGGCGCTGGCAGTTGGCGTCAAAGAGATCGGCCTCGGCCTTCCGGAGCTCGGCGTCGGTCTCCAGCGTCGCCGCCTCGAGGGCCAGTCCGTTGGTCGCAGACTGGTGCGCAAGTTCGGAGGCGCGGCGCCGAAATGAAACGGCCTCGTGGGCGAGCGCGATCCGTTCGTCGGCGAACACGAGGTCCTGGTGCGCCAAGCGGAGCCGGCGCGCAGCCTCCTCCTCGAGGCGGTCCTGGTTTAGCTCGGCCCCGCGACGCTGTGACAGCGCGCGGGTGACTAGCGCGCGGCGCCGGCCGAAATCGAAGACGTCCCAGCTCAATGTTACGCCGACCACGCCGTTGTCGCGGGCGACGAGCGGCACGCCGTCCTGCCGAACCACGCCGCCGACCAGGGAGACGTCGGGGATGTAGGCTTGGCGCGCGGCACGCACGCCGGCAGTGGCGCGTTCTAACGTGGCGGCGGCGATGAGGCGCTCCGGGTTGTTGGCGGCTTGCGCAATCCAATCGGAGAGCGGCCGATCCTCGCGGGTCGGAAGCCGGTCGGTGACGACGAGGTCGTCGACGCCGCCGCGTCCGATCAGATCGGCGAGCTCCAGCGACAGGCGCGCGTACTCCTGCCGGCTGCGGGTGAGTTCCGCGCGCGCCTGGATCACGGCCGCTCCCAACCCGATGACCTTGTCGTCGAGCAACTCACCCGCACTGCGGGCGACCCTGGCGTCGTGGAGCCGCCGCTCTTGCCAGCGGAGCATCGCCTCCTTTTCGGAAATCCTCAGGGTCTGGACGCGCAGGCCGACAAAGAGCTCCTCGATGTCGAGCCTGATCCGGGCGTTGACGTGATTCAGTTCCCGCTGCGCCTCCGCAACGCCGGCGCCGGCGGCACGCACGCCGCTGCCGATCCGCCAGAGCTGCGAGAGCGGCTGCGCGACGGTAAGCGAGCCAACGGAGGGCGTCCGGCTGCCGCGGGCGAGTGCGAGGTCGTTCGTTGGGAAGGCCGTGACGTCCAGCGGCCCCAGGCCGAGGGCCGGCCCGGTGCCGTTGAGAACCGAGGTGAGCGATCCACGGGCGAGCTTTACCTCGAGCGGATCCTTCATGTACCAGGAGGCTCCATACACGTGGACCTGGGCGAACCGCTGCCGCTGCGCGGCCGTGAGCTCGGCCGCCGCGGTGTCGACTTTGGTCTGCCCCAGCTGCGAGGCCTTACTCTTCTGCAGTGCGAGCGAGAGGGCCTGGTCGAGCGTTAGCGGCTCGCCGGCGAGACCGAGGCCGCAAAAGGTGCTCGCCGCGAAAAGCGGAATGAGGAAACGGGCTTTCATGAGCGGCTCTCCTGATCGTCCGTGGGCGCGACGGGCCGCATGACGACGCTGTACATGGCGGGAATGACGACGAGGGTCATGCCCATTGACCAGATGATCCCGATCGAGAAGGCGCCGGCCAGAGGCGCCCACAGGGGGGAACGCGTGATCAGCATCGGGGCCATGCCGACGGCAGCGGCCATCGAGGTGAGAAAGATAGGGCGGAGCCGGCGGACGCCCGAGGCGATCGCGGCGGCAGTGGCATCAAGCTTTTCCTCCCGGCGCAGGTGGTTCGCGTGGTCGACGAGTATGACCGAGTTTCGAATCACGATGCCAACGAGGCTGATCATCCCGATACCGGCCGTGAAACTCATCACGTTGTGAGTGATGACGAGGCCGGTGATCGCGCCGAAGAGCGTAAGCGGGATCGCCAGCATCACGAGCAGCGTCTCCCGCACCGTTTTGAATTCGAACAGGATCACGCCGAAGATGAGGACCAGGCTGGCGAGCAGGGCGCCGAGCATCTGCCCGTAGGTCTTTTGCTGGTTCTCGTACTCGCCGCCGAATTCGATGCGGTAGCCCGGCGGCAGCTTCAGCTCCGCCACCTGCCGCCGCAGCGGCGCGAGGACCTGCGAAGGCAACGTCCGCGCATCCGGTGAGATCAGCACCGTCAGCGTGCGCAGCCCGTTGCGATGCGCGATCTGGGCCGGCTGCCAGGTCGGCACGGGCGTGGCGACCTCCGCCACCGGCACGGGGGCACTGGTCGAAAGGGTGCCGAGCATGAACGAACGAAGGGCGGCGTAGTCCTCGCGATGCGCGGCGTTGAGGCGAAGCACGATCGGCACCGTGGCGTCGTGTTCCCATACCTGGGTGACGGGGAAGCCGGAGAATCCGGCACGAACTTGGGCGGCGATCAGGCTGGTCGCCAGACCGAGCCGATTGGCCATCTCGGCATCGACCTGGAGATTGATCGCGAGGCCGTCGCGAAAGTTGTCGCGCACCTGGGTGGCGCCGGGGATCCGCTGCGCCAGGGCGCGGATCCGATCGCCGTACTCGCGCAATGTCGCCAAGTCGGGACCGCTGAGACGGACCTCGACGGGCGCGCCGTATTCCTCTCCTTGCTGGATCCGCTTCACGTCGATGCGGACGCCAGGCGCGAAGTTGACGAGCTTCGTGAAGTACTCCTGCGCCAGCGCGCCGGTTTCCTTGGCGGTCCGGGTGCTGACGAGAAGCATGCCGTAGCTCGGACGCGGGAACTCGGGCGAGAAGCTGTAGTACACTCGCGGGGCAGCGGTACCGACGAAAGCCGCAAACTTCGGGATCCGCTGGTCGGCGCGCAGGACGGCCTCGACCTGGCGGACGACGCGATCCGTCGCCTCAAGCCGGGTGCCGAGCGGCATGTCGATCTCAATGATGAACTGGTCGCGTTCGGCGGCGGGAAAGAGTTCCTGCTTTACGACCGGCGTCAGCAGCAGCGCAGCGGGAATGGTAAGCAGGGCGAGGCTCGTGGTGAGATAGGGATGAGCGACCGCGGGGCGAATGATCCGCTCGTAAGTCGCCAAGACACGGTCGAGCACGCGCGCGCCCATGGTCTGGCGGCCGCCCTTCAGGCCCTGCCGGATGCAGAGGTAGCACAGGAGCGGCGTGACGCACAGCGCCACGACGAGCGAGAGCAGCAGAGCCACGGCGACGGTGATCGGCATGGCCCAGAGAAACTCCTTCGAGTTGCCGGTGAGGAAGAAGTTCAGCGGCGCGAAGGCCAGGATGATGGCCACCGTGGCGGCCAGCACCGGAACGATCAACTCATGGGCCCCGCGCCACGCCGCGTCCCAGCGCGTGGCGCCGGCGTCGAGTTTCTCGAGGTAGTTGTCGACGATGACGATGGCGTTGTCGACGACCATGCCCAACACGACGATCAGCGAGGCGAGCGAAACCTGGTGCAGCTCAATCCCGAGCAGACTCAGGTTGCAGAAGGTCGCGGCGATGGTGAGGGGGATGGCGAGCGCCGCGATCAGCGCCACGCGCAGGGGCAGCAGAATCACCGTGACGAGCACGACCGCGGCGATCGCGATGAAGAACTCCACGATGAAGTGGTGGATTGACTGCGCCACCACCTCCGGCTGGTCGTTGATCACCACGACGTCGACGTCGGACGGGAGGAGCGATCGCACCTGGTTGATCTGTTGCCGCACGGCCTGGCCGAACTCGACGATGTTGTAGCCCGGCTGCATCTCCGCCGAGATCATCAACGCCGCGTCGTCGCGACCGTTCACCCGCAGAAACGCCTCGGGATCGGACAGCCTCCGGCTGACGGTGGCGATGTCGCCGATGCGAACGACGCGCTCGTGCGGCAGGTCGGAGAACACCACTTGCTGGCGAACATCCGCAATGGAGGTGAGGCGTCCAACCGTATGGAGCGGAGTCTCAGTGTCGCCGGCCTTGATGGTGCCGGTGGGCGGCGTCGAGTTCTGCAGCAGGAGCGCGGCCGACACGGCCGGCAGGTTGACGGCGAAACGGGCGAGGCGCTGGGAGTCCGCCTCGACGTAGATCGTCTCGTTGCGTTCGCCGTAGCGCTTAATCCGCCCCATGCCCTCGACGCGCCTGAGCCCGTCTTCAATCCGCTGGGCAAAGCGACGGGTCTCGTCGTAGGTGCGCTGCGGCGAAGAGACGCCGATGAGTAGCGCGACGGATTCGCCAAAATCGGAATTGACGATCGGGGGCAGAGTCGCGGCGGGGAGCGCGGTCGCCTTCAGCTCCGCCAATCCGAGCCGCAGGCGCGACCAGAACGCCTTCTGGTCCTTGGTCCACTCGTGCAACTCGACCGTGACCACCACCAAGCCGTCGCGGGTGACGGACTTGGTCTTCCGATGATTAACCTCGGTAAAAGAGAACAGGTAGTTCTCCAGCGGGCGTGTGACCTGCTGCTCGACCTCGGCGGCGTTGGCGCCGGGGTAGGGAACGGCGACGAGCGCCTGATACACCGAGATGGTTGGCGTATCCTGCCGTGGCATCCGCAGGAGCGCGTTGAGGCCGAGCAGGAGCGCAAAGCAACTGAGGACGAACACCACCTGTCGGTGGCGCAGGGGCCAGGTGAGAAATTTCATGGCCGATGGGCGAGCGCGAGACGGGTACCCTCGAACAACGTATGGGGAACGTTGAGGACGATCTGGTCGCCGTCGGTCAGCCCGGCGGAGACTTCGATGCCGGTGGCAGTTAGGGATTCCACCTGGATCAGTTGCCGGACCGCCGTCTGCCGCGTCGGCTCGACGAGCCAGACGAAGAGCGAGCCGTCAGGGTGCTTTTGTACAGCTTGCGGCGGAACGAGAAGCGCGCGGTGCGTTCGGCCGGTCAAGATGTGGGCTACGACGACGTGCCCCTGCCGGAGTTCGCCGCCGCGGTTCGCGAGCCGCACCTTTACGGTGAACGTGCGGGCCAGTGGATCGGCATTGGGCAGGATCGATTCGACTGTTCCGCGTTGCGGATCGTGGCCTGCGGCGGGGACGTGAACATCGACGAGCTGACCAACCTGCACCCTGGAAATCTCTGTCTCCGCAACCCCGACGTTGGCCCAGACGGCGCCGGGCGGCAAGAGGGTGAACACGGGTACGGCAGGGACGGCAACGAGTCCCGGCGCGATACCGCGTCGCACGACCCAGCCGTCGCATGGCGCGTGCAAGACGGTGTAGTCAAGTTGCCGGCGCGCGAGGGTTGCGGCCGCTTCGGCCTGCTGCAGGGCGGAGCTGATGCGATCGAAATCCGTGGCGGTGAGACTGCCGGCCTCGTGGAGGCGGGCCAGGCGCGCATGCCGAGATTTGACCTCCTGCAGTTGGGCTTCGGCGATGGCGACGCTCCTCTCGTAATCCACGGGATCGAGCTGGGCGAGCACGTCGCCCTGCTTGATCAGGGCGCCGTCGGCGGCCGGCACCGATAGCACGCGGCCGGAGACCATGAAGGCAATCTCGGCCTTGTCGATCGCCTCGATCGCGCCCGAGGCAACGATCTGTTCCGGCACATTGCTGGCGTGGACTATATGAACCGAGACGGTGACGGCAGCCGGCGACGCCTGACTGACGTCGCGGTCGCAGCCTGTCAGCGGAACGAGGACGACCAGGAGGGTCGCTCGAAAGGACGATGGTATCTTCATGGAGGATTCGGACAGAGAGTGGATCTCCGTCGTGGACGGACGGTATCGACCACTCACGGACGGACGCTCGCGAAGGCGGAGCGTCTGGTCGTAAACTGGAGTTCAGCCGGCGGAGGGTTTTCCGCGGGCGGCTGCGTCGAGGCGGCGAAAGGCCTCGACGAGGACCTCATTGGCGTGGACGCCGATCGCGCGCCCAATCTGGTGCGCCTTCTCGATCGTGAGCTGCAGCGATTGCTCCGCCAGGCTGCGCCCGGCGTCGGTGAGTTCGATGAATATTCTGCGGCGGTCGGCTGTGGCGCGCTCGCGCCGGATGAGCGCACGCCCTTCCAGGCGATCGGCTGCCTCGGTCATGCTCGGGCGCGCCGATCCCGTCTGCGCTGCCACGGCGGCGAGCGTGGAGCGTTCCGGCGCGATCGCGTAGAGCGTAACGAGAACAGCGAAATCGAGTTCCGACAGCCCGAGGCGTTCGAACTCGCGGCGAAACGCGTGGCGAACCGCGGTGGCGGTGCTGAGCAGCCCGAGGACGACGCGGCAATGCGTCGCATCCGCCCCGCGCTTCTGACCGGCGATCGTCAGGATCGCGCGAAACGGGATGGTGTTGGCGGCGATCATGGGACGTGGCGGTTGTCGCGCGCGCTTGGGCTGAACTGATCCATGGCATTATTCTACGGCGCGGCCTTCGCTGGGAGAAATAGCCTGCCAGACCTCGACCTATTCCGGCCTGGAATAATTTTCCCGCCGACGCATCAACCGCCGACGCATCATGAGGCGATTCTCGATGCGCGATGGAGTTGCGACGCGGAGCTGGATATCGACCGCGAGGGGAGGGCGGCGATATCGCGCAGGCCGGGACGCGGGGTCAAACCCTCCGCGCCTTGAGCGCGCCTCTGAGCGCCTCGAGGTAAGCCGGGATGAGTGGTGACGGGGATTCCTTGCTGGAAACCGCGAATACCTCGAGCGGTGTGCAATCGGTCTCGACCATCACGGTGCCAGGTTCAGCGCGGCCGTTTCCCCAGTCGGGAATGAGTCCGACCCCATGGCCGGCGATGACGTGGGCGACGATTCCCGGCAGCGACTCGGTTGCCGTCCCGTACTTGGGTGTGAACTGGAGAATCTGGGACATGACGACCCGCCCTCCCGGCATGCTCTGCGGCGCCAGGGTTAGCCAGCGCTCGTTTTTCAGTTCCTTGAGTTCAATCTGCGGGCGGGACGCGAGTCGGTGGTGGTCCGGGAGCAGGACCTTGATTCGCACTGCGCACACGCGCTGCAATTCGAGGTCGTCGGCGGCGCCGAGGAACATGGGAGCGGAGAAGCCGAGGTCGATCTCCCGCGCGCGGATGGCACCGAGATGCTCGGTGACGGGCCGTTCGACGAAGCTCACGGAGAGACGCGGATGGAGCGTGGTCATTTTGCGCGCCGCTGCTGCGATCGGCAATCCGACCAGCCGCCAGTCGCAACCGACGCGAAGAGTGCCGACCGAACCCTTGGCGAGTTGCTGGGCCCCCGTGACGGCGATGTCGCACTGGATCAGGATCCGGCGGGTCTGTTCCTGGAAGTAGTGGCCCATCTCGGTCAGGCTCACCTTAGTCGTCGTACGATGAAACAGCTGGCCGCCGAGCTCCTGTTCAAGCGCGCGAATCTGTTTGCTCAACGCGGACTGGGCTACGTGCAGCCGTTCGCCCGCCCGGCTGAAGTTCAGGGTTTCAGCCACGGCCAGGAAGTAGCGGATGTGACGGAGCTCCATCTCGCCTCTAAAGCAGGTGCGCAGAGTCGAGGCAAGCGACGGGCTGATGCGTTGGGCGAGTCGGCCGCGGGCGAGTCGGCTGACGGCGGAGCGCGGGACACCTCATACGCGGGCGAGACTGGGACGGAAAAGTTGGATCCGAAGAGGATTTCCGCGCGACCGCGCAGGCTTTCGGGTGGGGCTCGGCCGATACTGTCGGCGTTTCGGCGGGGTTATAGCCCTCGGGCATAGACGTGATTCGCCGGAGGCATTTCTGAAACCGGGAACATCCTGCTATCGTAGGATGCTGGATACGCGCAGACCCCGTCGGGCGATACTGTCGTGGATCCCGTGCTCTCCTTCTCTTCCCATGCATCCTCGAATTCGGCAGACCCGGTGTGACCCTGTACATCGCAACAGATGGGCCGGAGACGGTTTCGGAGATCTCGCCGGCGTCACCGTACCGAAGGCGGTATGGCGGCTCATTGCCCTTGCGGAGCGCGCGGGACTCAGCATCCCCGTGCATCGGGCGCGACTTCTCAAGGCATTGGCCGCGCCGCGCGGCGTGCCGGATCCCATGGCCCGCGTGCTGGCGGCTTTCGAACTGGACCGAACGGAACTGTTTCTGGTCGTGAACCTATTCTCGGTCGATCCGCAACCCGTGCGTCTTTCGGTTCTCGCGGACCAATCGGGCGCGAGCATCGCGGAAGTCCGTGAAGCGTTTGGCCATCTGGATGCTCAGGGTGTTGTCAGTTCGCCCGGGACGGGCCGCCTCAGGGACGACCGGGATGTCATGCTGACCGAACTTGGCCGAGACATGACCGTGTACGCAGTGTACCGTCTCGTCGACGTCGCCAAAGCGCTGTGACGTTTGCGTATCCGCAAGCCCGGACGCTCAACTCAACATTGGCCTGCGGTTACCCGTCCAGCGCATGGATCTCCTCGTAGGTCGCGTGCTGCTCGGCGGGGTCTTCGATGTGGGTGCCGACGATCAGCTTCAGACCGGGTTTCCAGAGTTGGCGGACGCGCGACATGACTTCGGCGCGATCGCCTACGATCCGTGCGTGCAGGATGATGCCGGTGCCGACGAGCGCGTCCCGGAAGGTCGCAGCGTCGTTGAAACCGGGATCGGTCTGCGGACTGAAGGCGCCGTCGACGATGCAGAGATTCGGAATCGACTTCACCGTGTCGATCCAGCGCGCCCAGTTGCCGCAGGAGTGAATGCCAACCCCGCCAAAGGCCGCGCCCAGTTGCGCGCAGTCGGTGCTACAGAACTCGGCCAGCATCGCCGGCGAAATCATGACGAGGTTGTCGGTGCTCAGCGCGATGCCCATGCCCGCGCGCGAACTGGCGAAGCCGTGTCCCGGACGCGCGAGCGTGTTGCCCAGGAGGGCGCTCTGCCGGCGCGTGAAACGGATGATCTCGTCGCGCAGCGCGCCCAGGATCTGCTGCGCGCGCTGGGGCTCGTCGTAGCAGAGCTCGAGAAATTGTCCGAGTTCGACAATCCCGCCGACGGCGTTGATGGGGGCCTGCAGGTCGCACCAGGAAATCGGGACGCGCCCCTGCGTGGCCGAGAGGAAGTACTCGATCGTCTCGAGCGTGTACCGGAGGATCGGGACCTCCTCGGCGGGGCGGGGCTCGAGCTGGTTGGGAATGTCGGCGACCGACGCGTAGGCCGGCATGACCACCGGGGCTTGGCCCGGCAGCCATTCGTACGTGGCGCCAAACGCGGCGGCGGTCGTGCCGATGCCGTACCACGGTTCGAGGTACGTGGGCGCGTCGGTGCGGTAGTCGAGCGTGCGCTGGAGCGCGCCGATCTGCCAACGCAGCGACTCGCGCATGTCGCGGCAGGCGTCACGGAACACCTCGCCCGCGCGGACGCGCTGCCACACCGCGATGCCGTCCTGCTGTTGCAGAAACGCGTGGAAGCGCGCATCGGCCTCGGCCGCGAACGCTTCGTAGCGCGCGAAATCGAAAGCTGCCGGGTCGATCGGCCGGACCGGCATGGCCATCGCGTCCTTGCGGGTGATGTCGAAGGTGGGTGGCATGAAGAGGGAGTGAGGGAAAGGGAGAGTGAGGGGCGGGCGGCGGGGGGAATAGGCCGCGTCGTGGTGAATAGAGTAAGTGTGGGGGGGCGGAAAGGGAGAAGACGGCCGGTGCGGGCCGGGGCCGGTCTTACTCTTTCTCCTACTCTTACTCTTTCTCCTACTCTTACTCTTTCTCTCGAACCTTCTCGGCCGGCGCGAGCGGGCCGAGAACGAGAACGGCCTTCGGAGTGAGAGTGAAAGTGAGAGAGGTGCGCCTTCGGAATGATGGTCAGAGTGAGGGCGGGCGGGCCCCGAGTTTCCCGCTCGCCGGAGGGGGGCGGAGCGCTTAGTCCGAACGGCTTTCATGAGCACCCAGCTTAAGTTCCAGAACTCGCCCTTCGTCCTCGCGGCGCCGTCGGCTCAAAACGCCGTCGATCTCTTCGAGAACTGGGCGTCGCTTCTGCCGGCCGAGTCGGGGCTCACGACCAATGGCAAGGCGGGGCTGTTCGTCGACGAGCGCATCCAGTGGCTCAACGCCACCTACGGGGCCGTCACGGGGCGCTCGCTGCGCGATCTCAACGTGCTGGAACTCGGACCGCTTGAGGCCGGCCACACGACCATGCTCGAGCGGCTCGGGGTCGGCCATATCGACGCCATCGAGGCGAACGGGATCGCGTACCTGAAGTGCCTCGTCGTGAAGGAGCTATTCGGGCTGCAAAAAACCCGATTCCAGCTCGGCAACGTCATCCCGTTTCTCAAACAGTGTCAGACGCGCTACGACCTGGGACTCTGCCTCGCCTTCCTGAATCACCTGACGGATCCCGTGAGCCTGCTGCGACAGCTCAGCGCGCACTGCGATTCGATCTACGTGTGGAACGTCACCTACAACGAGCGCCTCTTCCAGCTGCACCCGGAATTCAAACCGGCGTTCGGCGAGGGAAAGCTGATCGAGAGCGACGGGCTGCGCTACACGTACTACCCGCACTATTACGGCGACGTGAAGGACTTCAGCGCGTTCTGGGGCGGCGTGGCGCCGTCGTGCTGCTGGATGACGATCGACGACTACCTGCAGGTGCTGGGAAAGCTCGGCTACTCGAAGATCCAGCACCAGATCGACGATAACTACTTCGGCGACGCGCTGCGCGTCTTTGCCTCACGCTGAGCGGGAGCGCGGCGGCGCTGGCGCCCCGACGCTCCGACGGCGCGGCCGGGTCGGGGTGACGCCGCTACGCCGTGTCGAGTTCGGAGGGCAGTTCCTGGCCCTTGAGCGGACAGCCGCGGCAGTTCTCGTCGCCCTC
Proteins encoded:
- a CDS encoding TolC family protein, whose protein sequence is MKARFLIPLFAASTFCGLGLAGEPLTLDQALSLALQKSKASQLGQTKVDTAAAELTAAQRQRFAQVHVYGASWYMKDPLEVKLARGSLTSVLNGTGPALGLGPLDVTAFPTNDLALARGSRTPSVGSLTVAQPLSQLWRIGSGVRAAGAGVAEAQRELNHVNARIRLDIEELFVGLRVQTLRISEKEAMLRWQERRLHDARVARSAGELLDDKVIGLGAAVIQARAELTRSRQEYARLSLELADLIGRGGVDDLVVTDRLPTREDRPLSDWIAQAANNPERLIAAATLERATAGVRAARQAYIPDVSLVGGVVRQDGVPLVARDNGVVGVTLSWDVFDFGRRRALVTRALSQRRGAELNQDRLEEEAARRLRLAHQDLVFADERIALAHEAVSFRRRASELAHQSATNGLALEAATLETDAELRKAEADLFDANCQRHIALLHLHYLAGQL
- a CDS encoding efflux RND transporter permease subunit, which gives rise to MKFLTWPLRHRQVVFVLSCFALLLGLNALLRMPRQDTPTISVYQALVAVPYPGANAAEVEQQVTRPLENYLFSFTEVNHRKTKSVTRDGLVVVTVELHEWTKDQKAFWSRLRLGLAELKATALPAATLPPIVNSDFGESVALLIGVSSPQRTYDETRRFAQRIEDGLRRVEGMGRIKRYGERNETIYVEADSQRLARFAVNLPAVSAALLLQNSTPPTGTIKAGDTETPLHTVGRLTSIADVRQQVVFSDLPHERVVRIGDIATVSRRLSDPEAFLRVNGRDDAALMISAEMQPGYNIVEFGQAVRQQINQVRSLLPSDVDVVVINDQPEVVAQSIHHFIVEFFIAIAAVVLVTVILLPLRVALIAALAIPLTIAATFCNLSLLGIELHQVSLASLIVVLGMVVDNAIVIVDNYLEKLDAGATRWDAAWRGAHELIVPVLAATVAIILAFAPLNFFLTGNSKEFLWAMPITVAVALLLSLVVALCVTPLLCYLCIRQGLKGGRQTMGARVLDRVLATYERIIRPAVAHPYLTTSLALLTIPAALLLTPVVKQELFPAAERDQFIIEIDMPLGTRLEATDRVVRQVEAVLRADQRIPKFAAFVGTAAPRVYYSFSPEFPRPSYGMLLVSTRTAKETGALAQEYFTKLVNFAPGVRIDVKRIQQGEEYGAPVEVRLSGPDLATLREYGDRIRALAQRIPGATQVRDNFRDGLAINLQVDAEMANRLGLATSLIAAQVRAGFSGFPVTQVWEHDATVPIVLRLNAAHREDYAALRSFMLGTLSTSAPVPVAEVATPVPTWQPAQIAHRNGLRTLTVLISPDARTLPSQVLAPLRRQVAELKLPPGYRIEFGGEYENQQKTYGQMLGALLASLVLIFGVILFEFKTVRETLLVMLAIPLTLFGAITGLVITHNVMSFTAGIGMISLVGIVIRNSVILVDHANHLRREEKLDATAAAIASGVRRLRPIFLTSMAAAVGMAPMLITRSPLWAPLAGAFSIGIIWSMGMTLVVIPAMYSVVMRPVAPTDDQESRS
- a CDS encoding efflux RND transporter periplasmic adaptor subunit, translated to MKIPSSFRATLLVVLVPLTGCDRDVSQASPAAVTVSVHIVHASNVPEQIVASGAIEAIDKAEIAFMVSGRVLSVPAADGALIKQGDVLAQLDPVDYERSVAIAEAQLQEVKSRHARLARLHEAGSLTATDFDRISSALQQAEAAATLARRQLDYTVLHAPCDGWVVRRGIAPGLVAVPAVPVFTLLPPGAVWANVGVAETEISRVQVGQLVDVHVPAAGHDPQRGTVESILPNADPLARTFTVKVRLANRGGELRQGHVVVAHILTGRTHRALLVPPQAVQKHPDGSLFVWLVEPTRQTAVRQLIQVESLTATGIEVSAGLTDGDQIVLNVPHTLFEGTRLALAHRP
- a CDS encoding MarR family transcriptional regulator gives rise to the protein MIAANTIPFRAILTIAGQKRGADATHCRVVLGLLSTATAVRHAFRREFERLGLSELDFAVLVTLYAIAPERSTLAAVAAQTGSARPSMTEAADRLEGRALIRRERATADRRRIFIELTDAGRSLAEQSLQLTIEKAHQIGRAIGVHANEVLVEAFRRLDAAARGKPSAG